The DNA region CGGAGGTCAAGTCGCTGCGGATGGGCAGGGCCTCGCTGGTCGACGGCTTCGTCCAGATCGACAACGGCGAGGCGTGGCTGCACAACATCCACGTTCCCGAGTACGTGCAGGGCACCTGGACGAACCACGCGGCCAAGCGCAAGCGCAAGCTGCTCCTGCACCGGGCCGAGATCGACAAGCTGGCGTCCAAGTCGCAGGAGTCGGGCCACACGATCGTGCCGCTCGCCCTGTACTTCACGGAGGGCCGGGTCAAGGTCGAGATCGCCCTCGCGAAGGGCAAGAAGGAGTACGACAAGCGGCAGACGCTGCGCGAGAAGCAGGACACGCGGGAGACGAACCGTGCGATCTCGGCGGCTCGCCGGCGCCAGCGCAGCGCCTAAGGGTTGTCCCGCAACCCCGGCGGGCGCACGACGACAGCTACGGCACCTCACCGCGTTGTCGGAACGCCCGAATACATCCAGTATGCGGACGTCCCTCCGCCTTGCGATGCACCGCATCTGACGCCGCGCGCCGGTCCACCAGGGATTACGGGACACCCCTTAGCCGGGGCCGACGCGGTCGATGGCCGGGGCCCGCGCCCCGGAGCTGCCGGAATACGGTGGCATCCGCGTACGTTGGTCACGTACGATGGGCCGTGCGCCTCGCAGAAGGTGCACGTTTGAAAAAACAACATGGGGATGATCGGTTTCGACAGCGGATGTCGAAGCAGGGGAAGCGAGTCGAGGAAGCGGCAATGATCTCGTTAACCATATGTCGCAACCAATAATCGCCAATTCCAAGCGCGATTCCTCCGCCTTCGCCCTCGCTGCCTAATTAGCAGCTAAGCGAAGACTCTGCGGAGTGTCAGCCCGGGGGTGATCCCGACCCGGATCCTGGCATCATTCAGGGATCTAAACTTCTAAGCCCGGTCACGGGGCCTAGAAGGAAATCAAACAGTGACTGGGCCTGTCGGAGGCTTGTTCGCGTGACCTCCGGGGCCGAGAAAAGCGCAGCGAACTGCACTCGGAGAAGCCCTGGTTCTGCACCGTTGGACGCGGGTTCGATTCCCGCCATCTCCACAATTCCCATGTGAACGAGGACCCCGTTGCCCCTGGCAGCGGGGTCCTCGTTTTTCTGCCCTCCGTCATTTTTCAGGCTTTGCGCGTCCCGGCTGCCGCGACGGCCAGGGCCAGGGCCGCGGCGCACACCGGCACCGCATAGCCGGTCACCGTCCCGGAATGCTCGACCGTCCAGCCGCCGGCCGCGGAACCCGCGGCTATTCCCCCCAGGAGCGCGGTGACCGCCAGCGTCATGCCCTCGTTGAGCTGCGCCTGCGGGGTGAGGCGCTGCACGAGCGTCATGCCGGTGACCATGGTGGGCGCGGTGGCCGCGCCCGCCAGCAGCAGGCAGCCCGCCAGCACCGGCAGGGAACGGGTGGCGGACGCGGCGATCAGCGGAAGGGACATCAGCGCGGTCATGCCGGTGAGACAGAGCACCAGCCTGCGGCCGACGCTCGCGGCGGGGCGCAGTGAACCGTAGAGCAGTCCGGCCACGCAGGAGCCGCCCGCCTGAAGGGCGAGGATCGCGCCCCCGGCGTGGGCGATCGAGACGACCTCCATGGCGCCGAAGACGGCACCGGTCGCCAGGAAGACGGTCAGCAGGGCGGGCATGCCGCGGGTCCGCAGTGGGGAGGCGGCGCGGATGTGTGGGGCGACCGGCGGCTCGGTCGCCCGCTGAGCCGCGAAGATCAGGACACCGGTCATCAGCAGGACCGCGCCGGTGAGGGTGCCGGCTTCGGGGAAGAGCGCCCCGCACAGCGAGGCGGCCAGCACCGGGCCGAGCATGAAGCACAGCTCGTCGGCGGCCTGTTCGAAGGAGTTCGCGGTGTGCAGGGCGCCCGGATCGCCCTTGTGCAGGTGCGCCCAGCGGGCCCGTGACATCCCGCCGGTGTTGGGGGTGGTGGCCGTGGCGGCGTACGAGGCGAAGAGGGTCCAGACCGGAGCGTCGTAGTGCACACAGAGCACGAGGGCGAGTGAGCCGAGCACGGCGACGGCGGTGGCGGGCACGGCGATCCTGGCCTGGCCGTACCGGTCGACGAGCCGTGCGGTCCAGGGGGCGACCACGGCGGTCGCGGCCAGTCCGGTCGCGGTGACGGTTCCGGCCAGGGCGTACGACCCGTGCGCCCCGGCGATCATGATGACGGCGCTGACGCTGAACATCCCCATGGGCAGCCGGGCGAGGAGGTTGCCCGCCGTGAAGGCGCGGGCGCCGGGGGTGGCGAGCAGCCGGCGATACGGGTTGCCGGGCACGGCGGCAGGCATGGACATGGTGGGCGGCGGCGCAGGTGGGGACGCGGGCGGGCGCGCGGCAGGTGGCGACGCGGGCGGCGGAGGCGGAGCGACAGCGGTTTCATCGGGCACGCGACAACCTTCACGGCGGGACGTCCGTACCGTCCAACACCTGCACCACCCCGATTGACGCACTCCTGTTGTAAATTTCGCGCATGGCCCCCTCCGACACCGATCCCCGGCTCCTGCGCGCATTCGTCGCCGTGGCCGAGGAGCTGCACTTCACCCGCGCCGCCGCCCGGCTCTACGTCGCGCAGCAGGCGCTGAGCCGGGACATCCGCCGGCTGGAGCGCGAGCTGCGCAGGGAGCTCTTCGTGCGCACCACCCGCCAGGTGTCACTCACGCCGGACGGGGAAAGGCTCCTCCCGTACGCCCGCCGGGTGCTCGAGGCGCAGGACCATCTCGCCGAAGCGTTCGCCGATCCGGCCGCCCGTCCGCTGCTCGTCGACCTCAACACCGACGGGATGACCGCGGCCCGGGTGCTGGCCAGGGCGCGTGAGCTCGTTCCCGAGTGCGAGCTGATGGCCCGCTTCGAGAGCGGACTGACCTATGCGGCCGGTGAGGTGCTCGCCGGCCGGCTCGACGTCTCCTTCGGGAGGGCCGCGGGGCTCGACCCGGGGGTGCTCGCCCGGCTCCGCGTACAGCCGGTGCGGTACGAGCCGATGGCCGTCCTGCTGCCGCACGGTCACCCCCTGGCAGGGCGTGCGGTCGTCGCCATGGATGAACTGTCCGGCGAGACCGTCTACGCGGGGGCGGGCAATGCGCGCACCCGGGAATGGACGGATCTTGCCTCCCAACTCTTCGCGCAGTGGGACATCGTGCTCGCCCCGCCCGCCCCTCTCGCCGTCGGAGTGGCCGAATTCCAACGGGTGATGGCGAAGTCCGGGAACCCCGTACTGGCTGTCGTCGACTTCCCACCGCTGCCGGGCACGGTCGTACGCCCCTTGGTGCGGCCGGTGCCGCTGTCCCCCCTGCTGATGGTCCGGCGGGCCGGGCCGGACCATCCGGGCCTGGGTGCGCTGAGCGCCGCAGCGGCCGAATTGGCTGCCACAGAGGGATGGATGGCACGGCCAACCGGATCGTGGCTGCCCGAAAGCGACGAGTCACTCATGCGTCACCGTTTCTTCACAACAGCTGAGACGGGGTCCGGATGGTGACCGTCGTGCGCTACATTCGAAGCTCCGGTGCACGGTGGTACGTGGCGCGAGGACAGGGTGGGGGTCCGGTCCGACGGCAAGAAACCAGTCATTTCCGCGCGCCTGTCTCACTGAGTGGGGGAAGAGCGAACATCTGTGGAAAATTGGCGCGAAGGCACCCGTACCGGGCACACTCATGAGCCGCACGACGTCACGATCCAGCTGGACGGACTCGGCCGGCAACTCTCCGAACTACCTGTTGAACCAAGCCGTCCGGACCCCGCGGACGGCCCCGTCTTCGTCGACGAGAGCGGTCGCCGGAGCAAGACGTACCGACGGCTGGGCTGGCTGCTCGCCGGCATCTGCGCCGTCTACGCGGTGACCCTGGTGGTCGCGTTGCTGGGCGGCAACTCCACCGCCCCGTGGCTGCCGCTGAACGGCCAGGAGCAGAAGAAGGCGAGCGACGTCGAGGTGCGGCCCGTCCCCACCGAGAGCGCGTCGTCCGAGCTCACCGGCGCCGAACCCGGCGCCTCCGCATCGGGCGTCGCGGTGATCCCGTCCGCCAGCGCCTCCGCGTCCCCGCCGGCGGCGCCCGGCGCGCACGCCTCGGCCTCCAGGAGCAGCGCTCCCCCGAAGGCCGACGACGCCTCCGCAGAACCCGCCCCCGAGACCTCGGCCCCCGAGTCGTCCTCCGGGATACCCACGCCGTCGACCGGTACCGGGGACCCCGTCGAGGAGAGCCCGCCGGCGTCCTCGGATCCCGTGGTCCCACCGGTGCAACCACAAGAAGGCCCTCACTAGATGACGCCCCCCGCCCCGCGGGGCAGGCACAACCGGAGGAAGAAGCGGACCGTCCGGCGCAGGCTCCCCATGCGCTACCTGCTTCCGTCCCTCCTCCTTGTCGCCCTGCTCGCGATGCTGATGCTGCGCGGATACGTGCACAGCGAAATCCTCGCCGACCACCGCGTACAGCCTCCGGCTCCCACCACCCAGGTGCCGTCCGAGGTCCTCGACGGTGGACCGGTCATCGACGCCCGTACACCGGGCGAGGTGGCCAAGACCCTCCGCATACCCGACCACAAGATCGTCCTGACCTTCGACGACGGGCCGGACCCGGTCTGGACGCCGCGCGTCCTGGACGAGCTCGAGAAGCACCACGCACACGGTGTGTTCTTCGTGACCGGCACCATGGCATCGCGCTACCCGGACCTCGTGCAGCGCATGGTCGACGAGGGCCACGAGGTCGGCCTGCACACGTTCAACCACCCCGACCTCTCCTACCAGTCCACCAGCCGCATCGACTGGGAACTCTCCCAGAACCAGCTGGTCCTGGCCGGGGCGGCGGGCATCCGCACCTCCCTGTTCCG from Streptomyces sp. B1I3 includes:
- a CDS encoding LysR family transcriptional regulator, whose amino-acid sequence is MAPSDTDPRLLRAFVAVAEELHFTRAAARLYVAQQALSRDIRRLERELRRELFVRTTRQVSLTPDGERLLPYARRVLEAQDHLAEAFADPAARPLLVDLNTDGMTAARVLARARELVPECELMARFESGLTYAAGEVLAGRLDVSFGRAAGLDPGVLARLRVQPVRYEPMAVLLPHGHPLAGRAVVAMDELSGETVYAGAGNARTREWTDLASQLFAQWDIVLAPPAPLAVGVAEFQRVMAKSGNPVLAVVDFPPLPGTVVRPLVRPVPLSPLLMVRRAGPDHPGLGALSAAAAELAATEGWMARPTGSWLPESDESLMRHRFFTTAETGSGW
- a CDS encoding MFS transporter, whose amino-acid sequence is MPAAVPGNPYRRLLATPGARAFTAGNLLARLPMGMFSVSAVIMIAGAHGSYALAGTVTATGLAATAVVAPWTARLVDRYGQARIAVPATAVAVLGSLALVLCVHYDAPVWTLFASYAATATTPNTGGMSRARWAHLHKGDPGALHTANSFEQAADELCFMLGPVLAASLCGALFPEAGTLTGAVLLMTGVLIFAAQRATEPPVAPHIRAASPLRTRGMPALLTVFLATGAVFGAMEVVSIAHAGGAILALQAGGSCVAGLLYGSLRPAASVGRRLVLCLTGMTALMSLPLIAASATRSLPVLAGCLLLAGAATAPTMVTGMTLVQRLTPQAQLNEGMTLAVTALLGGIAAGSAAGGWTVEHSGTVTGYAVPVCAAALALAVAAAGTRKA
- the smpB gene encoding SsrA-binding protein SmpB is translated as MAKEKDTGRKMIAQNKKARHDYHVLDTYECGLVLMGTEVKSLRMGRASLVDGFVQIDNGEAWLHNIHVPEYVQGTWTNHAAKRKRKLLLHRAEIDKLASKSQESGHTIVPLALYFTEGRVKVEIALAKGKKEYDKRQTLREKQDTRETNRAISAARRRQRSA